One window from the genome of Streptomyces cadmiisoli encodes:
- a CDS encoding S8 family serine peptidase: MHASLRRWGVSAAVGALVVALAPPGAAALADPPRARAATAAGTTTQLPPGSHTITLVTGDVVTTRRSGSSGGTVEVRGAAGGPAQARVMEAGDDLYVYPDAAMPYVAAGLMDPRLFNVTGLIAQGYDDARSERLPLIVSYRSAAAARSGSIDLPPGAARVRVLDSVHGAALTEERDRAGDFWQAVTGDRPESRSAADEGLTDDPPAFRGGIDRIWLDGVVEAELADSTAQIGAPEAWAAGATGAGVKVAVLDTGVDTEHPDLVDRVAAARSFVPGEDVTDRNGHGTHVASTVAGSGAASGGRERGVAPGAELHIGKVLADEGVGQDSWVVAGMEWAAREARADVINLSLGSGAASDGSDPLSTAVERLSAETGALFVVAAGNTGAPMSISGPGAADSALTVAAVDSADSLAHFSSQGPRVGDGGLKPEISAPGVDVLAARSRHTAGEGPYQTMSGTSMATPHVSGAAALLAASHPELTHTQLKDLLVSRSKRTPAHTAFEGGSGRVDIPAALRQGVFASATAFAGRVTAAGATATVRRPVTYTNLGNAPVALWLSVEAPNTPQGMFRLSTDQVVVPAHGTARVTVTIDAAQATARTRYSGQILATDPRGRAVAHTAVTVGDVAHRLTLVLKDADGKPTTGVIEVLRSGFDLPDFFLVDSSGTASGFFPEDDYSVLAFKAVEGVHGARSQGLALLGDPEVRLDRPTTVTLDARKVSRVDMTTPQQTRVTHQRVEYHRSWGERSWRSTRESLVGYDSLWATPTAHRVTRGDFHFAARWRKEQPALTVSTRTDDFTDVLRQEYVTPLPEGRHRLPLVAVGNGTDADYAGLDVRGKAVVVRRTTEVGDLTQAAAAVRAGAELLLVVNDEAGRAVRPYGIDATEPAPIDVGLLSPDEGHELLRQAAGRRASVTVESQPLSPYVYDLMHTWHNEIPDRLVVPGGSHNLARVDVSFTNTAAPEDFGGEWRFDRPAYSDWGLGVPVNRPMTGERIDFVSTGKGYEWGQEAFLQTLYETGPRLSYRPGSRYTDAWFGPLQRPRLNDNYRLPGRSGDRLVLDVPAWGSADHVGSSLSGYDEQSLALYQGATLLARGGYLITATAPGAQRLPYRLVVDGNRSSQHASPYSTATHTEWGFTSAASAAGRTDTLPLIQVDHEVRTDSRGRAGRDAAVTVSATHLAGATGTGTLHPASVEVSYDDGRTWHRVAAGRDGRFALSAPRQADFVSLRTTARDSAGNTVTQEVTRAFGLR, translated from the coding sequence ATGCACGCATCGCTCAGACGCTGGGGTGTGTCGGCAGCCGTCGGCGCACTCGTCGTGGCGCTGGCACCGCCCGGCGCCGCGGCCCTGGCGGACCCGCCCCGCGCCCGCGCGGCAACGGCAGCCGGTACCACCACTCAACTTCCGCCGGGCAGTCACACCATCACGCTCGTCACCGGCGACGTGGTGACCACACGGCGCTCAGGCTCATCCGGCGGCACGGTGGAGGTCCGTGGCGCCGCCGGTGGTCCCGCGCAGGCCCGTGTCATGGAGGCGGGTGACGATCTGTACGTCTACCCCGACGCCGCTATGCCTTACGTGGCGGCCGGTTTGATGGACCCGCGGTTGTTCAACGTCACCGGTCTCATCGCGCAGGGGTACGACGACGCCCGCAGCGAGCGACTGCCGCTGATCGTCTCGTATCGCAGCGCTGCCGCTGCGCGCAGCGGCAGCATCGACCTGCCGCCGGGGGCCGCCCGCGTACGCGTCCTGGACAGCGTCCACGGCGCGGCCCTGACCGAAGAGCGTGACCGGGCAGGCGACTTCTGGCAGGCCGTCACCGGTGATCGGCCGGAGTCGCGGTCGGCCGCGGACGAAGGGCTCACGGACGATCCGCCCGCCTTCCGCGGTGGAATCGACCGCATCTGGCTGGACGGAGTCGTCGAGGCCGAACTCGCCGACAGCACCGCGCAGATCGGCGCACCCGAGGCATGGGCGGCCGGCGCGACCGGTGCGGGGGTGAAGGTGGCCGTCCTGGACACGGGTGTGGACACGGAACATCCCGACCTGGTGGACCGGGTCGCGGCGGCCCGGAGCTTCGTGCCGGGCGAGGACGTGACCGACCGCAACGGGCACGGAACCCACGTCGCCTCCACCGTGGCCGGATCGGGCGCCGCCTCCGGCGGCCGAGAGCGGGGTGTGGCCCCTGGCGCGGAACTCCACATAGGCAAGGTGCTCGCCGACGAGGGTGTCGGCCAGGACTCGTGGGTCGTGGCCGGTATGGAATGGGCCGCCCGGGAAGCGCGGGCGGACGTGATCAACCTGAGCCTGGGGTCCGGGGCCGCGTCCGACGGCAGCGACCCGCTCAGCACGGCGGTCGAGCGGCTGAGCGCCGAGACCGGCGCCCTGTTCGTCGTCGCCGCGGGCAACACCGGTGCGCCGATGTCCATCAGCGGCCCGGGAGCGGCGGACTCCGCCCTCACGGTGGCGGCCGTGGACTCCGCCGACAGCCTGGCCCACTTCTCCAGCCAGGGACCGCGGGTCGGTGACGGAGGCCTCAAACCGGAGATCAGCGCCCCCGGCGTCGACGTGCTCGCCGCACGCTCCCGCCACACCGCCGGCGAGGGTCCGTACCAAACCATGTCGGGCACCTCGATGGCGACCCCGCACGTCTCGGGTGCGGCGGCCCTCCTGGCCGCGAGCCACCCTGAACTGACGCACACGCAGCTCAAGGACCTGCTGGTCAGCAGGTCGAAGCGGACTCCCGCGCACACCGCCTTCGAAGGCGGCAGCGGCCGCGTCGACATACCAGCGGCGCTGCGGCAGGGGGTGTTCGCCTCCGCCACCGCCTTCGCCGGACGGGTCACTGCGGCCGGTGCGACCGCGACGGTGAGGCGTCCGGTGACCTACACCAACCTGGGAAACGCCCCGGTGGCGCTGTGGCTCTCCGTCGAGGCACCGAACACACCGCAGGGTATGTTCCGGCTCTCCACTGACCAGGTGGTCGTGCCCGCCCACGGGACGGCCCGTGTCACCGTCACCATCGACGCAGCCCAGGCCACGGCCAGGACCCGCTACTCAGGTCAGATTCTCGCCACCGACCCGCGCGGCCGGGCAGTGGCCCACACCGCGGTCACCGTCGGCGACGTGGCACACCGGCTGACCCTCGTCCTCAAGGACGCCGACGGCAAGCCGACGACCGGCGTGATCGAGGTGCTCAGGTCCGGCTTCGACCTGCCCGACTTCTTCCTCGTCGACTCATCCGGTACCGCGAGCGGATTCTTCCCCGAGGACGACTACTCGGTGCTGGCCTTCAAGGCCGTCGAAGGCGTGCACGGAGCCCGGTCCCAAGGGCTGGCGCTGCTGGGCGACCCGGAGGTGCGACTGGACCGGCCGACCACCGTGACGCTCGACGCCCGCAAGGTAAGCCGGGTCGACATGACGACGCCGCAGCAGACCCGGGTCACCCACCAGCGTGTGGAGTACCACCGGTCTTGGGGCGAGCGCTCCTGGCGCTCGACCCGTGAGTCCCTCGTCGGCTACGACAGCCTGTGGGCGACACCCACCGCACACCGCGTCACACGGGGCGACTTCCACTTCGCAGCGCGCTGGCGCAAGGAGCAGCCCGCGCTGACCGTCTCCACCCGCACCGACGACTTCACCGACGTCCTGCGCCAGGAGTACGTCACACCCCTGCCCGAGGGACGCCACCGGCTGCCCCTCGTCGCGGTGGGCAACGGGACGGACGCGGACTACGCGGGCCTCGACGTCCGCGGCAAGGCCGTGGTGGTGCGCCGCACGACCGAGGTGGGCGACCTGACGCAAGCGGCAGCCGCCGTGCGCGCGGGCGCCGAGCTGCTGCTGGTCGTCAACGACGAGGCGGGGCGGGCCGTACGGCCGTACGGTATCGATGCCACGGAGCCGGCCCCGATCGACGTGGGCCTGCTCAGCCCGGACGAGGGGCACGAGCTGCTGCGGCAGGCCGCGGGCCGCCGGGCGTCGGTCACCGTCGAGTCCCAGCCGCTCAGCCCCTACGTCTACGACCTGATGCACACCTGGCACAACGAGATCCCCGACCGGCTCGTCGTCCCGGGCGGCTCCCACAACCTGGCGCGGGTGGACGTCTCGTTCACGAACACCGCCGCCCCGGAGGACTTCGGCGGCGAATGGCGCTTCGACCGGCCCGCGTACTCCGACTGGGGCCTCGGTGTACCGGTGAACCGGCCCATGACCGGCGAGCGGATCGACTTCGTGTCCACCGGCAAGGGCTACGAGTGGGGCCAGGAGGCATTCCTCCAGACGCTCTACGAGACCGGCCCGCGGCTCAGCTACCGACCCGGCAGCCGGTACACCGACGCGTGGTTCGGGCCCCTTCAGCGCCCACGCCTCAATGACAACTACCGTTTGCCCGGCCGCAGCGGCGACCGGCTGGTCCTGGACGTGCCCGCCTGGGGAAGCGCCGACCATGTCGGCTCGTCCCTGTCGGGATACGACGAGCAGTCACTCGCCCTTTACCAGGGCGCCACCCTTCTCGCCCGGGGCGGGTACTTGATCACGGCCACCGCGCCCGGCGCGCAGCGGCTGCCGTACCGACTGGTCGTGGACGGGAACCGGTCCTCCCAGCACGCGAGCCCGTACTCCACCGCCACGCACACCGAGTGGGGGTTCACATCGGCGGCGTCAGCGGCCGGACGGACGGACACGCTGCCGCTCATCCAGGTCGACCACGAGGTCCGGACGGACAGCCGGGGCCGAGCCGGCCGGGACGCGGCCGTGACGGTGTCCGCCACCCATCTGGCCGGCGCGACGGGCACCGGCACTCTGCATCCCGCGAGCGTGGAGGTGTCCTACGACGACGGCCGGACCTGGCACCGGGTCGCCGCCGGCCGCGACGGACGATTCGCCCTGTCCGCTCCCCGGCAGGCCGACTTCGTCTCACTGCGCACAACAGCCCGGGACTCCGCAGGGAACACTGTCACTCAGGAGGTGACGCGGGCCTTCGGCCTGCGCTGA